The following are from one region of the Nocardioides marmotae genome:
- a CDS encoding DUF5679 domain-containing protein: MAETWSGEFYCVKCKEKREAEGEVKVNDKGTRMAKAVCPVCGTNLNRILGKA; this comes from the coding sequence ATGGCGGAGACCTGGAGCGGCGAGTTCTACTGCGTCAAGTGCAAGGAGAAGCGCGAGGCGGAGGGCGAGGTCAAGGTGAACGACAAGGGCACCCGGATGGCCAAGGCCGTCTGCCCCGTCTGCGGCACCAACCTGAACCGCATCCTCGGCAAGGCGTGA